The DNA segment cttctgctgctgtcatCTGCATGCCTGCAAGCTGGTGAGTTTGGGGACCTTGTTAGCAGGGACTCTGCCTTAACTGCAGGAGGGGCCGGTGGGGCTGGGAAGGGCAGGCTGTCCTGTGGAGAGGTCACTGCTAGAGGAGCCAGCTTGTCTTGTCCTTTCATCCCCAAGAGAGAGCTCATCCCTCAGAGTAGTGCACCCCAACCCTACACtgtcttttctgtcccaccagccagaaGAACAGGACTTCTTTTTGTCCCACTCTGGCCTGTGGGTGAAGGGTCAGAAATTATGGTTTGTCCTTTCATCCCCTGCAGTGGCTTCAGATTCTCCGTATTGTTCCCAGGTTACTCCGCAGGATCCAACAGAGAAAGACCCTTTGGGGTCAACCAACCAGCACGCCTCTCTGGTGTCCAGGGCGGCTCCATCcagatccccttctccttctacttcccctGGGAGTTGGCAGAGGATCCACAGATGAGGATTCTCTGGAGATGGAAGCACTTCCATGGAGAATTTATCTACAACTCCACCCCGACTTTCATACATAAGCATTTTATGAAACGGCTCAGCCTGAACTGGACACAGCCTCAGACATCTGGAGTCCTCAGAATCCTGGACTTGAAGAAGGAGGACCAGAGCACTTATTTCTGTA comes from the Onychomys torridus unplaced genomic scaffold, mOncTor1.1, whole genome shotgun sequence genome and includes:
- the LOC118575173 gene encoding paired immunoglobulin-like type 2 receptor beta-2, translated to MALLVSLPGGNQAMACILLLLLSSACLQAGYSAGSNRERPFGVNQPARLSGVQGGSIQIPFSFYFPWELAEDPQMRILWRWKHFHGEFIYNSTPTFIHKHFMKRLSLNWTQPQTSGVLRILDLKKEDQSTYFCKIILNTREGMKSWQSIAGTQLIISS